In Helicobacter anatolicus, a single genomic region encodes these proteins:
- a CDS encoding acyltransferase, which yields MQKYLDFFVHDTSLIDENVIIGKNTKIWHFCHILPHTKIGECCSFGQNCMVGPNVVIGKNCKVQNNVSIYEGVMCEDNVFIGPSVVFSNVINPRAFIVRKDSYRPTLLKKGCSVGANATIICGNTIGKYALIGAGSVVTKNIPDYALVVGNPARIIGYVDQSGEKLDFIDNKAFSKNEKHFYYLKNNQVFRDDD from the coding sequence ATGCAAAAATATTTAGATTTTTTTGTTCATGATACTAGTCTTATTGATGAAAATGTAATCATTGGAAAAAATACAAAAATTTGGCATTTTTGTCATATTTTACCTCATACAAAAATTGGAGAATGCTGTTCTTTTGGGCAAAATTGTATGGTAGGACCTAATGTAGTGATAGGGAAAAACTGCAAAGTACAAAATAATGTAAGTATTTATGAGGGGGTAATGTGTGAAGATAATGTATTTATCGGTCCTTCTGTAGTATTTAGCAATGTGATAAATCCACGCGCTTTTATTGTGCGTAAAGATTCCTACCGCCCTACTTTGCTAAAAAAAGGTTGTTCTGTTGGTGCAAATGCTACAATTATTTGTGGTAATACTATAGGAAAATACGCACTTATTGGTGCAGGAAGTGTTGTAACAAAAAATATTCCTGATTATGCCTTAGTAGTAGGTAATCCCGCAAGAATCATTGGTTATGTAGATCAAAGTGGCGAAAAATTAGACTTTATAGACAATAAGGCATTTAGCAAGAATGAAAAACATTTTTACTATTTAAAAAATAATCAGGTTTTTCGTGATGATGATTGA
- a CDS encoding DegT/DnrJ/EryC1/StrS family aminotransferase, whose protein sequence is MMIDFAGIKKDYLTHQKKIHFAIQRVLDSACFIMGDEVKKLEENLKNYVGSKYALTCSNGTSALILSLMALGIQKDDEIITSSFSFFASAEAIAILGAKPIFVDINPKTFLIDETKIKQAITKKTKAILVVSLFGNIPNMEKINSIAKEFGLFVLEDGAQSFGAMYQGKKSGNLCDISTTSFFPAKPLGCFGDGGAIFFNDENLYEKIYALRSHGQIKRYTHEYLGINARLDSLQAAILNVKLSYFSEILQKRQENAQKYQEKLKDYPEIFLQEITKDCKSNYAQFSILSKNRDSLIAYLKTKQIPTAIHYPIPIPKQKAFSYLNVEKKYFSQAQKITQEIFSLPLHAYLSDEEITYITQCIKEFKGI, encoded by the coding sequence ATGATGATTGATTTTGCAGGGATTAAAAAAGATTATCTCACACATCAAAAAAAGATTCATTTTGCAATACAAAGGGTTTTGGATTCTGCATGTTTTATTATGGGAGATGAGGTAAAAAAATTAGAAGAAAATCTCAAAAATTATGTGGGAAGCAAATATGCACTAACTTGTTCTAATGGCACTAGTGCACTTATTTTATCACTTATGGCTCTAGGGATACAAAAAGATGATGAGATTATTACAAGTAGTTTTAGTTTTTTTGCAAGTGCAGAAGCTATTGCTATTTTGGGGGCTAAGCCCATTTTTGTAGATATTAATCCTAAAACGTTTTTAATCGATGAGACAAAAATCAAACAAGCGATTACAAAAAAAACTAAGGCAATTTTAGTGGTAAGCTTATTTGGAAATATCCCAAATATGGAAAAAATTAACTCCATTGCCAAAGAATTTGGGCTTTTTGTGCTTGAAGATGGGGCACAAAGCTTTGGTGCGATGTATCAAGGCAAAAAAAGTGGCAATTTATGTGATATTTCTACGACAAGTTTTTTTCCTGCTAAGCCATTGGGTTGTTTTGGTGATGGTGGAGCAATATTTTTTAATGATGAAAATCTTTATGAAAAGATCTATGCACTTCGTTCTCATGGGCAAATCAAGCGCTATACTCATGAATATTTAGGTATTAATGCAAGATTAGATAGCTTGCAAGCAGCAATCTTAAATGTCAAACTTTCTTATTTTTCAGAAATTTTACAAAAACGCCAAGAAAATGCACAAAAATATCAAGAAAAACTAAAAGACTATCCAGAGATTTTTTTACAAGAAATTACAAAAGATTGCAAAAGTAATTATGCACAATTTAGCATTCTTAGCAAAAATAGAGATTCTCTTATTGCATATTTAAAAACAAAGCAAATTCCAACAGCTATCCACTACCCTATTCCCATTCCAAAACAAAAGGCTTTTAGTTATCTTAATGTAGAGAAAAAATATTTCTCACAAGCACAAAAGATTACACAAGAGATTTTTAGCTTACCCTTGCATGCGTATTTAAGTGATGAGGAAATTACCTATATTACACAATGTATCAAAGAATTTAAGGGAATATAA
- a CDS encoding Gfo/Idh/MocA family protein: MKNFALIGVAGYVAPKHLKAIYETKNNLLCALDPKDSVGILDSYFPQTHFFTEFERFDRHISKLQNKGIELDYITICSPNYLHDSHIRFALKNNANAICEKPLVLNPWNIDTLIDLEKKTGKKVYNILQLRLHPSIIALKEKIQNTIKKNPQKRFQVKLTYITSRGNWYFASWKGDLAKSGGIATNIGVHFFDMLQNIFGEARGLKVHINTKDTASGILDLPFADVTWFLSIDAKNLPSNAQRTYRSIELEGEEIEFSNGFENLHTKSYEEILKNQGFGLLDAYPCISLVHKIRNLEITPLIGEYHPLCKNI, encoded by the coding sequence ATGAAAAATTTCGCACTCATTGGCGTGGCAGGATATGTAGCACCTAAGCATTTAAAAGCGATTTATGAGACTAAAAATAATCTTTTATGCGCACTAGATCCAAAAGATTCTGTGGGAATCCTAGATAGCTATTTTCCTCAAACGCATTTTTTTACAGAATTTGAACGCTTTGATCGCCATATTTCCAAATTACAAAATAAAGGGATTGAACTTGATTATATTACTATTTGTTCGCCAAATTATTTGCATGATAGCCATATCCGCTTCGCACTTAAAAATAATGCAAATGCGATTTGTGAAAAGCCATTGGTGCTTAATCCTTGGAATATTGATACTCTTATTGACCTTGAAAAAAAGACAGGAAAAAAAGTTTATAATATTTTGCAATTAAGATTGCATCCTAGCATCATTGCTCTTAAAGAAAAAATACAAAATACTATTAAAAAGAATCCACAAAAAAGATTCCAAGTTAAGTTAACCTATATTACTTCAAGAGGTAATTGGTATTTTGCCTCTTGGAAAGGTGATCTAGCAAAAAGCGGAGGAATAGCAACAAATATTGGGGTGCATTTTTTTGATATGTTGCAAAATATTTTTGGCGAAGCAAGGGGTTTGAAAGTGCATATAAATACAAAAGATACTGCAAGCGGGATTTTAGATCTTCCTTTTGCTGATGTTACTTGGTTTTTGTCTATTGATGCCAAAAATCTACCCTCTAATGCACAGAGAACTTATCGATCTATTGAGCTTGAAGGAGAGGAAATAGAATTTAGCAATGGTTTTGAAAATCTACACACAAAAAGCTATGAAGAGATTTTAAAAAATCAAGGCTTTGGATTACTTGATGCTTATCCTTGTATTTCTTTAGTACATAAAATTAGAAACTTAGAGATAACACCACTAATAGGAGAATACCACCCCCTATGCAAAAATATTTAG